Proteins encoded in a region of the Campylobacter geochelonis genome:
- the nth gene encoding endonuclease III, producing the protein MRTKKDINLIKSLLLEHFNEPITELRFKNLYELLVCVMLSAQCTDKRVNLITPALFSAYPNVTALANANLSSLKLLINSCSFFNNKATNLIKMAKSVVENFNGEIPLDEKGLMSLAGVGQKTAHVVLIEHMGANLMAVDTHVFRVSHRLGLSSAKTPELTEVDLTKAFKTELNWLHQAMVLFGRYTCKAVKPNCTECFLYELCHSKDKIINE; encoded by the coding sequence ATGAGAACAAAAAAAGATATAAACCTAATCAAATCCCTACTTTTAGAGCATTTTAACGAGCCGATTACCGAGCTTAGATTTAAAAATTTATACGAGCTTTTAGTCTGCGTTATGCTTTCAGCTCAATGTACCGACAAAAGAGTAAATTTAATCACTCCAGCCCTTTTTAGCGCATATCCAAATGTAACAGCTCTAGCAAATGCAAACCTTTCAAGCCTAAAACTTCTGATAAACTCGTGTAGCTTTTTTAACAACAAAGCTACTAATTTAATCAAAATGGCAAAGTCTGTTGTAGAAAATTTTAACGGCGAAATTCCACTAGATGAAAAGGGCTTAATGAGCTTAGCCGGAGTTGGACAAAAGACCGCTCACGTGGTGCTAATCGAGCATATGGGAGCAAATTTAATGGCTGTTGATACTCATGTTTTTCGCGTATCGCACCGACTTGGACTAAGTAGCGCTAAAACGCCAGAACTTACAGAAGTTGATTTGACAAAAGCTTTTAAAACTGAGCTTAACTGGCTTCATCAAGCTATGGTTTTGTTTGGCAGATATACCTGTAAAGCGGTTAAGCCAAACTGTACGGAGTGCTTTTTATACGAGCTTTGTCATAGCAAAGATAAAATTATAAATGAATAA
- a CDS encoding peptidylprolyl isomerase: MNKILLGALSLAVAMSLNAKVFATVDGKDITDIDLAPLLANMPGINPDSLPENVKKDLINRAVDIKLLTDKAIASGIEKDELYKKEIKLAQRALALRVWQAKEFQKLKVSDSDIKAFYDKNKEKFIEPEQISAKHILVKDDAEAKKIISQLKGLKGDALSKKFSELAAAESLDPSGKQTGGDLGWFSVNQMVKPFSDAAKALKKGEISTTPVKTQFGSHVILKLDQKAKRQATLEEVKPYIENILKQDKFKANVEKEAENLRKKAKVEYK; encoded by the coding sequence ATGAATAAAATTTTATTAGGAGCTTTAAGCTTAGCTGTTGCTATGAGTTTAAATGCAAAAGTTTTTGCTACAGTTGATGGAAAAGATATAACAGATATCGATTTAGCGCCACTTTTAGCAAATATGCCAGGGATTAACCCTGATTCACTTCCAGAAAATGTGAAAAAAGATCTTATAAACAGAGCCGTAGATATAAAACTGCTAACTGATAAAGCCATAGCTAGTGGCATAGAAAAAGATGAGCTTTATAAAAAAGAGATAAAACTTGCTCAAAGAGCTTTAGCGCTTCGTGTTTGGCAAGCAAAAGAGTTTCAAAAACTAAAAGTTAGCGATAGTGATATAAAAGCATTTTATGATAAAAATAAAGAAAAATTTATAGAACCAGAGCAAATTTCAGCTAAACACATACTTGTAAAAGATGATGCAGAAGCTAAAAAAATCATATCTCAGCTAAAGGGCTTAAAAGGCGATGCACTTAGTAAAAAATTCTCAGAACTAGCAGCAGCAGAATCTCTTGATCCAAGTGGTAAACAAACAGGTGGCGATCTTGGTTGGTTTTCTGTAAATCAGATGGTAAAACCTTTTTCTGATGCAGCAAAAGCGCTTAAAAAAGGCGAAATTTCAACAACTCCAGTTAAAACTCAATTTGGAAGCCACGTTATCTTAAAGCTTGATCAAAAAGCAAAAAGACAAGCAACTTTAGAAGAGGTTAAACCATACATTGAAAATATTTTAAAACAAGATAAATTTAAAGCTAACGTAGAAAAAGAGGCTGAGAATTTAAGAAAAAAAGCAAAAGTTGAATATAAGTAA
- the fbaA gene encoding class II fructose-bisphosphate aldolase, with the protein MGVLDVVKAGVLSGDDVNKLYEYCKNEGFAIPAVNVVGTNSVNAVLESAKKANSPVIVQFSNGGASYYAGKACDNAAVLGAISGARHVHLLAKSYGVPVILHTDHAARKLLPWIDELIKASEENIKFFGVPLFSSHMLDLSEESLESNLSTCEEYLKKLSPLGISLEIELGVTGGEEDGVDNTNVDNALLYTQPQDVALAYERLKKISDRFSIAASFGNVHGVYKPGNVVLRPEILKNSQEYVKEKFSLNLDKPINFVFHGGSGSELKDIKNAVSYGVIKMNIDTDTQWAFWDGVREYELKNRAYLQGQIGNPEGDDKPNKKYYYPRKWLRSGEESVVTRLLQAYEDLNCINRN; encoded by the coding sequence ATGGGTGTTTTAGATGTTGTAAAAGCGGGCGTTCTAAGTGGCGATGATGTAAATAAACTTTATGAATATTGTAAAAACGAGGGGTTTGCAATCCCAGCGGTAAATGTCGTAGGAACAAATTCAGTTAATGCTGTTTTAGAAAGCGCTAAAAAGGCAAATTCGCCCGTTATAGTCCAGTTTTCAAATGGAGGAGCAAGTTATTACGCTGGTAAGGCTTGCGATAATGCTGCGGTTCTTGGAGCGATTTCTGGTGCAAGGCATGTGCATTTGCTAGCAAAAAGCTATGGTGTTCCAGTCATACTTCACACAGATCACGCGGCTAGAAAGCTACTTCCGTGGATTGATGAGTTAATAAAGGCAAGCGAAGAGAACATTAAGTTTTTTGGAGTTCCGCTTTTTAGCTCCCATATGCTTGATTTAAGCGAAGAGAGTTTGGAGTCAAATTTAAGCACTTGCGAAGAGTATCTTAAAAAACTAAGCCCGCTTGGCATTAGCCTTGAAATCGAGCTTGGCGTAACAGGAGGCGAAGAAGATGGCGTGGATAATACAAATGTAGATAACGCATTACTATACACTCAACCACAAGATGTTGCGCTTGCTTATGAAAGACTTAAAAAGATAAGCGATAGATTTTCTATAGCTGCTAGTTTTGGAAATGTTCATGGTGTTTATAAACCAGGAAATGTCGTGCTTAGACCAGAAATTCTTAAAAATTCACAAGAGTATGTAAAAGAAAAATTTAGTTTAAACCTTGATAAACCTATAAATTTCGTATTTCACGGTGGAAGTGGAAGCGAGTTAAAAGATATCAAAAATGCCGTAAGTTATGGCGTTATAAAGATGAATATCGACACTGATACACAGTGGGCGTTTTGGGATGGAGTTCGTGAATATGAGCTTAAAAATAGAGCTTATTTGCAAGGACAAATCGGAAACCCAGAAGGCGATGATAAGCCAAACAAGAAGTATTATTACCCAAGAAAATGGTTAAGAAGTGGCGAGGAAAGCGTTGTAACAAGGCTGTTACAGGCTTATGAAGATTTAAACTGCATAAATAGAAACTAA
- a CDS encoding MotA/TolQ/ExbB proton channel family protein: MENKNDSVLDIALPENSNRSLFGVYVKIVAVPVLIYLVFLAGYFKIIDFKVEFHSIAMMGFLLVLALIFARHSAEYGCCLFEDRIVKFKSGLKEYIMSHLMVVGNRKKSNASFDGFIDEYTRDMRNDNYASVAAGVFPMLGILGTFISIAISMPAFSSSDINSLESEIAQLLGGVGTAFYVSIFGIFLALWWIYFEKKGLSRYQKLVFKYKNATKNFFWDKDEISQNLMQELISKNEKVANIFETSLNSEFSKNLSRAMIEKFDAFKSMIDLEKESFSLSLVQIEKTNEFLSNASKITQELNQRYENTIVFMDNLINNTNLVYQKLSKHLENSALSSAQNYSKIEEVISNLVIELRGLENSLKETNLDILKNQNVAMENFKTSIAQGLGEFKSAFKEEIVASTDNSDVIEELRRSLASIDKESKDIIKTIEKTKNEN, translated from the coding sequence ATGGAAAATAAAAATGACTCTGTTTTAGACATCGCTTTACCGGAGAACTCAAACAGATCGCTTTTTGGCGTGTATGTCAAGATAGTCGCGGTTCCGGTTTTGATTTATCTAGTTTTTTTGGCTGGATATTTTAAGATTATAGATTTTAAAGTAGAGTTTCACTCTATCGCTATGATGGGGTTTTTGCTTGTTTTAGCGCTTATTTTTGCAAGACATAGCGCAGAGTATGGGTGTTGTCTTTTTGAAGATAGGATAGTAAAATTTAAATCTGGATTAAAAGAGTATATCATGTCTCATTTGATGGTTGTTGGAAACCGCAAGAAATCAAATGCAAGTTTTGATGGATTTATCGACGAGTATACAAGAGATATGAGAAATGACAACTATGCTTCAGTTGCTGCTGGAGTGTTTCCGATGCTTGGAATTTTGGGAACTTTTATAAGTATTGCTATCTCGATGCCAGCCTTTTCATCAAGTGATATAAACTCACTAGAAAGTGAGATAGCGCAACTTCTAGGTGGTGTTGGAACTGCTTTTTATGTATCTATTTTCGGTATATTTTTAGCACTTTGGTGGATATACTTTGAGAAAAAAGGACTTAGTAGATACCAAAAATTAGTTTTTAAATATAAAAACGCTACAAAAAATTTCTTTTGGGATAAAGATGAAATTTCGCAAAATTTAATGCAAGAGCTTATAAGTAAAAACGAAAAAGTTGCAAATATCTTTGAAACAAGCCTAAATTCGGAATTTAGTAAGAATTTATCACGTGCTATGATAGAAAAATTTGATGCTTTTAAAAGCATGATTGATTTAGAAAAAGAGTCCTTTTCTTTAAGTTTAGTCCAGATAGAAAAGACAAATGAATTTTTATCTAACGCAAGCAAAATAACGCAAGAGTTAAATCAAAGATATGAAAACACGATTGTATTCATGGATAATCTTATAAATAATACAAATTTAGTATATCAAAAACTATCAAAACATCTTGAAAATTCAGCTCTTTCTAGCGCACAAAACTACAGCAAAATCGAAGAAGTTATATCAAATTTAGTTATAGAGCTAAGAGGTCTTGAAAACTCACTAAAAGAGACAAATTTAGATATTTTAAAAAATCAAAATGTGGCTATGGAGAATTTTAAAACCAGCATAGCACAAGGGCTAGGTGAGTTTAAATCTGCTTTTAAGGAAGAAATAGTTGCAAGTACTGATAACAGCGATGTTATAGAAGAGCTTAGAAGGTCTTTAGCAAGTATTGATAAAGAGTCAAAAGATATCATAAAAACTATAGAAAAAACAAAAAATGAAAATTAA
- a CDS encoding OmpA family protein yields MKINKEEKDTFWIAYADLMAGLLFVFILLIGGIIVKYFLTQSTLKKKEADFITAIASLQSQEKKNSELEALNKIFSDKLNELDLETKDLKKAQSIFIVQIEELEKMVSSLNDENSDLNKTLTRLYNEKLEQEQIINNLNISEEEKRQKIAELNKQKDTQEQVIAGLYAIKSTQEEQIYKLNKEKLAQDEKDREKEAKIVYLLEQMSKKEQEVNQILYDLNVTKNRIKNLTGIKVKVIADIKEKLGDSVSIDVNSGALRLSSSILFDKASSKLKDDAKEELKRTLQKYFSVLMQNDEIRKNLDQIVIEGHTDSDGGYIYNLELSQQRAFAVMDFINSWNSDERLKNYLIASGRSFMSPVIKDGVEDKDASRRIEIKFLLSNKAAIDEIQKFLNYDRNQSKNR; encoded by the coding sequence ATGAAAATTAACAAAGAAGAAAAAGATACTTTTTGGATAGCCTATGCGGACTTGATGGCTGGGCTATTGTTTGTTTTTATCTTGCTAATTGGTGGTATTATAGTAAAGTATTTTTTGACTCAAAGCACTCTTAAGAAAAAAGAGGCTGATTTTATAACAGCTATCGCAAGCTTGCAAAGTCAAGAGAAGAAAAACAGCGAATTAGAAGCGTTAAACAAAATTTTTAGCGATAAGTTAAATGAGCTTGATTTAGAAACTAAGGATTTAAAAAAAGCGCAATCGATATTTATCGTTCAAATCGAAGAGCTAGAAAAAATGGTATCTAGCTTAAATGATGAAAACTCAGATTTAAACAAAACATTAACTAGACTTTATAATGAAAAGCTAGAACAAGAGCAAATCATTAATAATTTAAATATCAGTGAAGAGGAAAAAAGGCAAAAGATAGCCGAACTTAATAAACAAAAAGATACTCAAGAGCAAGTTATAGCTGGACTTTACGCTATAAAAAGCACACAAGAAGAGCAAATTTATAAGCTAAATAAAGAAAAGTTAGCCCAAGATGAAAAAGATAGAGAAAAAGAGGCGAAAATCGTCTATTTGTTAGAGCAGATGAGTAAAAAAGAGCAAGAAGTTAATCAAATTTTATATGATTTAAACGTAACTAAAAATCGCATTAAAAACCTAACCGGAATCAAAGTAAAAGTTATAGCAGATATAAAAGAAAAGCTCGGAGATAGCGTAAGTATCGATGTAAACTCTGGTGCTTTAAGATTATCATCTTCTATTCTTTTTGATAAAGCTTCTTCAAAACTTAAAGATGATGCTAAAGAGGAGTTAAAGCGCACATTACAAAAATATTTTTCTGTATTGATGCAAAATGATGAGATTAGAAAAAACTTAGATCAAATCGTTATAGAAGGACACACCGATAGTGATGGCGGATATATCTATAACCTTGAGTTATCGCAACAACGGGCATTTGCGGTTATGGACTTTATAAATTCATGGAACAGCGATGAAAGGCTTAAAAACTATCTTATAGCAAGTGGGCGAAGCTTTATGTCGCCAGTTATAAAAGATGGCGTTGAAGATAAAGACGCAAGCAGGCGTATAGAGATAAAATTTTTACTCTCTAACAAAGCAGCCATCGACGAGATACAAAAATTTTTAAACTATGATAGAAACCAAAGCAAAAATCGATAA
- a CDS encoding 1-aminocyclopropane-1-carboxylate deaminase: MIETKAKIDKIEFSGFEFYLLRDDLLGEFNGNKARKLAYLLQADLSKFNKIVSFGSSQSNAMYSISVFAKLKGLEFEYVMSHLSSNLATNPVGNFKFALENGMKIFVEENRREFALSLCDEKTLFIEEGVAQPQAEFGFIKQARDIEEFARQNLLKFDIFLPSGTGTSAAYLAKHTKFDVFTTPCVGDETFLKEQIQNLDPLSKVKILPPSKKYHFGDLKLELFKIWHELKEQSGVEFDLIYDPVGFLTLLKNFDKFKNPLLYIHQGGLIGNISQLQRYKYKFKDEIV, translated from the coding sequence ATGATAGAAACCAAAGCAAAAATCGATAAGATAGAATTCTCTGGCTTTGAGTTCTATCTTTTAAGAGATGACTTACTAGGCGAGTTTAACGGTAACAAGGCGCGAAAACTCGCCTATCTTTTGCAAGCTGATTTAAGCAAATTTAACAAAATCGTATCTTTTGGCTCATCGCAGTCAAACGCGATGTATTCTATAAGCGTTTTTGCTAAGCTTAAGGGGCTAGAGTTTGAGTATGTTATGAGCCATTTAAGCTCAAATTTAGCTACAAATCCAGTTGGAAATTTTAAATTCGCACTTGAAAATGGTATGAAAATTTTTGTAGAAGAAAACAGACGCGAGTTTGCGCTTAGTTTATGCGATGAAAAAACGCTTTTTATAGAAGAGGGCGTAGCGCAGCCACAAGCGGAATTTGGCTTTATCAAACAAGCCAGAGATATAGAGGAATTTGCTAGGCAAAATTTGCTTAAGTTCGATATATTTTTGCCAAGTGGAACTGGAACAAGCGCGGCGTATCTTGCAAAACATACAAAATTTGATGTTTTTACAACGCCTTGTGTTGGCGATGAGACGTTTTTAAAAGAACAAATTCAAAACCTTGACCCGCTTTCAAAAGTTAAAATTTTGCCACCATCTAAAAAATATCATTTTGGCGATTTAAAGCTCGAGCTTTTTAAAATTTGGCATGAGTTAAAAGAGCAAAGTGGCGTTGAGTTTGACTTGATATATGATCCAGTTGGTTTTTTAACCCTTTTAAAAAACTTTGATAAATTTAAAAATCCCTTGCTTTACATACATCAAGGTGGACTTATCGGCAACATTTCGCAACTGCAACGCTATAAATATAAATTTAAAGATGAAATAGTATAA